The Bicyclus anynana chromosome 4, ilBicAnyn1.1, whole genome shotgun sequence DNA window CACGAGCCCGACACGCCGTGACATGTGCACTTGGTGCGCATGCCTTGCGATACCACCTGCCGAATAACATTACTGGATACAAACTGACATGTTTCTGACACCATTTTTATGCATTGTTTTCTGGGGCACATAAGATGTAGCATTAGTTTTTACAAGGGTTATTACAATGTTTTTCACAACATTCTCATTTTAAGTAGcctaaaaaacttaaaaaaaaaaacatcaaaatcggagctgtttctgagcacTTCCTGAAaactttatgtattatttgactcCATTGCTACTAGCTGGACACGCCTTTTAAGCTTGTTTCTCATGTAAGACGTTTTTTCTTACCTCCTCCTAATTTCctctataatttataataggtaggtacctactgacagtctgacaagttcgttgataacactcccatgatatgagggcgacgggcggaaatactgcgcgggtgtaaaatcgtgcgtgcggggatgtGACGTACATCAGTCGAGGGTTTTTCATTCACGCCCTCCGCCCCGTGCGCaacatcggaagtgttacgaacgaaattgccaagctataataccCATGTactatgtatgtaggtatcAATCTATCGTACTTGATGGTTTAACTTAGAATAACTAATATATTAGGACACAAAGGTCAGCTAGCTCCAAATTAAATCCTTATTAGCAACCACCCAGATGCTGGAAAACTTCTATTGTTTATCACACAAATCAAGTGTGGGAGAAATTTAGTTTTGGGAATCGCACCTCGGATGCACAGGCACACGCAGTACGACGTATTTCgacaaatatcaaccaatagtAGCGAAATTTAAACTATTGCTCGGTTTCGTCCCATCGTAGCGAGAGAGAGCCTGTCTGTAACTGTCACGTGTATTTACCTTTCTTCCGAAGCGGCTATTGATGAGGTTGGCAGCTGCAATGAGCGGCCGCAGATGTAGCAGCCGAGTGTGCAGGTCTACCTGAGGGTCGAAGCGCGGGTCGTCGGCCGCCATGCGGTACTCTATGTTTCGATGTTCAAATTCTTTCTCGTCATCGTAGTCGTAtcttgaaatataataaatcaatgattaataaaaaagtaggcATTATACCTACGACTATGAATGCCTGTAGATATTCTGTTTTAATACATCTAGATATAGAGTATTGACTATTTCGCACTCCGTCATGTTCTTCTCCAACCTATTAGGTAAAGGTTAAGTAAAAGCTCTTTTTAGTTAGGTCCAAATCTAGAAAGCTTAATTAGATCCATTTCTGGTcggtcgcggactttttttaaTCGACTAGATAAATAGGCTATTTAAGACTGAAAGAAACAaatcaaatcagaccagtagttcctgagataagcgcgtgcaagcaaacaaacaaactcttcagctttataatattagtaatacatATATTCGGATATTTAATTCTATTAACCTGGATCTGAATCTTTTCCTTGTGGGCCGTCCTCGTCTCGGTGACCTCGGCAAACGTTTGCGTCCCCGTCGACCTTTTTTTCTCGGAGGTGCGGTGGTGTTCGGCGGCGCCGGCTGGTCGTCCACCAATATGACGACGGGAGGCATCGTGGTCGGCTCCAGGGTGGTGGTCTTCTCGGTGGTCGGCTCCCACTCGATGATATCGTCTTCTATTCTACCATCTCGCACGTCTATCTCGTGTGTGTCCAAGAATTGTTTCGCGAATCTTTAGTGAGAGAAAAATGTGAAAGCTTGTTACTAAACATACTTATATCTacctaattaaacaaaatattaattttttaactaccATATTAGATATTACGTATAGTGgtataactttattattatacctataagAAACGGTGTTGTTACCAACCAAATTACTTTCTTGTTCCTTGTAAGAAGGTATATAAACACCAATGacgatattctttatttttatacgtaCTTCGTAACGTACgtatacgtatttataatagTCTACGTTCTAggtattatgtaggtacgtatatCACCAGAGAATGTAAACACCTCCTTTTGtgtataatatttgttaaattGATCAAACTTTGCTTCGTAGGACACGTCCGCCAAATGATCGCCCTGTCTTCACTCTCCACCAACCTGAGGTTGAAGTGCATTCGCTCAAGCGATCCACCATAGTAACACATTTCTTTGGGAGATAGGtattaatgaatgaaatattcTGTATTGcacatcaaaaataaaaagataacatgcaagaaattaatgtacaattagcggccttatcgctaatgagcgatttcttccagacaaccaataaAGATATCATACCTAcccaaaattaaattgtttttcagaCAGCATGGGTACGGCGACAGTCGCCTGACGTTCATAAtaagtactattatcgtaaatcgcggcaaactttcaagagtgaaacgaactgtcacccgcaccatcctacatgaaacgaactgtagtaggTTGGTAACTATTTAGTAGCTTAGTTCAGGTTACGTTAGGTACCTCTCAGCCCACTGATAATTGTCTCCGCAGCCGCCCCACTTGAAACGCGCGTGCGGCTCGGGCGGCGCGGCctggcgcggcgggcgcggcggagCACGCGGCGGAGCGGCGCACGAGCATGCGGCCAGCGCGCCCGACGCGCACGCGCGCGCCACTGACCACGACAGCGCCGCCGCCGACATCGCATACACGTAGGCTTGCTCGCGCGTACCTGCCAACATGCGAATATcgtggtcatcatcatcaatctgTTTCTTTTAATGCAGGGACCctgctgctccaatgcgagcTACAGGTAagtgtgttatcgccgcgtagcaacgacttgcgatacggacggcttcagtgtgctcgtggcgttcgaggcgtccacatctcttgttgtgtaattctttatgggttacttgggataggcggggagagtgacttgagtggaaaaggggagtgttagataactgtcaaaggatcctttaatcctacacacatcgttcacaagtgcgtgactccactcaaggtgccattctctgccattctagggtcttattttggttacagtttgatttgttaattaaattgtccttGTGAACATTggcaaatgttgtgaatcaccctttcgacattagttttcttatttttgtaatcacctttgagtctgctaaaaagtGCTATTAAGAGTGTATAAAACTTATAAAGAGGAGATAGGTAACCAGATGTTATACAATCTCAAATTGTTACTGGGAATTGTTAAGCCTTTCAATAATCGTGTTTTGCTCATTAAATCCGCTTCTGAAGTCGACCCGTTTTTCCGACAAGTATATGAAATAAACACTTTACATGAGAAAaggttctttttttaatatgagaAAACCGGTTAAgaccaaagacgtaccgccaagcgttccgcTAGAAACCAAAAGGAAAGGTTTGGATTCCATCCTaattctaacaagttagcccggttccatcttagattgcatcatcacttaccatcaggtgagattgtagtcaagggctaacttgtagagaataaaaatgaatgaatgagaataataaaaataaaattttttttatgtcacgtaattaatattttaggctCTTTTTGGGTCATCTTCATTCGTAACCTTACAAAAATTCGCTTAAGTAAAAATCCGTTGAATAGGAACGTATAGAGAGGAAGCTTTCATTTTTTGTTCAAAAAACCCAAATAGGCAGTTGAATGACTGGCTGAAGTTTTAACCTACCTACACCTACAGTTCTGAATAAGTAACTGTATACGTAGCCAGTAAGTTAAGAAGTAATATTTAGGTTAAGAGCCATCGCGCAATCTATTACTTAATCTGAACTGGGTCACCGAAAAATTTGCATAGTTGTGAAAACGTAGTGCTTTAATTTAACTAGTAATGTTTTAGTTTATGTTATGTAGGAACCGCACACTACCAAGCTAAATTACCTATCATCATCAgtaacagcccatattcggctcactgttgaacacgagtctccactcagaatgagagcggttcagctaataatccaccacgatggcccaatgcagaatggcagacttcatacacatagagaattatgaaaagtcctcacgatgttttttcttcaccgcttgagacctatttaatttcttaaaatgcacttaactgaaaagttggaggtgcatgccccggaccggcttCCATCCTACgcactccgaatcgaaggcagaggtcatttccactatGCTATCATGGCTATATTTATAGTACTACTTAAATCATAACTGCTACGTACTAGCTATGGATTACATCCTTTGCTACGCAGGTGCTACGAtaccattttaaatattctatttttattatctacctaCATATCTTCTAATTAAATAATTGCGAATATGGTCTCTGTAAATCTAAATCGTAAAACCgattatataatacataattatttttgctATTGTGTCTTTCACTTTAATCCCCATAGCTAACTAATGAGTTTTTAaagataaatctatacttataataaatctttagagaggtcaattctgtacatgaaatatatttccaaaataaggGGTGTTTAggaatcgatactgatgccaaaaatgccatcagtaaaatttttgtctgtttgtctgtctgtctgtatgttcgttatagaaacaataaCTACTCGgcgaattttaacgaaacttggtacaattattattcttcatactcctgggcaggcgataatatacttttcatcacgctacgattaataggagcacagcagtaaagggaaatgttggaaaacgggaaaagttactccatttttacagcgatactactgtaagggctggattaaagacgtctaaggacggacgaattcgcgggcgtccactaattatagaatataataacataggctttatttcatTGACAGGTCGTAGGGATTCTTACATGAAAATTATCAAGCAGAAAAAGTAgcaggcgtccgcttgtattatAGAAAACGTCTTAGGCGTTTAACACTAAGTGCACAATGCTGCACTTCGATATTGAAAATCGATACATTAACCAAGATTGATAGCTTAATGAGCTCTCGACCTGATTTCACGGTTACTTACTGCTaattaaaagcaattttgtaatagAATCTTGATAGAGCCCGCACGTTCCGCCATGTCAGACAAAGGCACTGGAGAAGCTTATCGGGACACATCGCTAGATTGCGCGCCAGTGCAAATCAACGTTATCTGAGCCCCTGGCCCTACGCGAGGCCCCAGCACGTTTGATTCATGCGTGTAATTAAATCTTTTGTCAGATCCGCAAAGGCTCGGCGCTCAGATACCATTGTGAAGTGACCATCGATCCTCTTTAATTTGACGGACCTGAGATAACTTATAAATCCAGACGTCGACAGAGATTTGCCGGGTGATCTATGTCTTTCACTTAAAGTTCTTCGTATATAAGCAGATACTTCAATAAGGCGCCCTACGGTCATAACACGTAAATTTTAAtacctataattattaaatcacAGTTAATTATaaggaattattaaaataataattgtaaaaataatgaattttgtatattgtattgcaagtgtaactttattttatttttatttttaatttaatttggtaattatgactattggttttattttttcttttttatttgtaatttcatttaatttaatttagtaattgtgactgtatttatctttttcttaatctcatatcatttaatttggtaattgtgactatttgtatttttttttatttgcacactattaatttagtggaatgttgtattcttgcaaataaacaattattattattattattattaggtatgactaaaacattaccctccttctggcGCAGTCAGGTAATAaccctttttgacggcctccgtggcgcagtggtatgcgcggtggatttacaagacggaggtcctgggttcgatccccggctgggcagattgagattttcttaatttgtccaggtctggctggtgggaggcttcggccgtggctagttaccaccctaccggcaaagacgtaccgccaagcgatttagcgttccggtacgatgccgtgtagaaaccgaaagaggtgtggattttcatcctcctcctaacaagttacccgcttccatcttagactgcatcatcacttaccatcaggtgagattgtagtcaagggctaatttgtaaagaataaaaaaaaaacccataaaaaattttgtttattatatttattccaTGTCTCTATTCTACTATGAACCCGTATATTAATAATCTACCTAAGGTttctcatattatttttttagatgtaGCCGTAACTGGCAAATAGAAAGTTCCACAAAGACCACAGACTTCGCTTcgcaaaagttttaattaaaatgtatcaaAGCAAGCGAGAGTTCTCGAAGGATTCCATATAATGTTTGTGAGCGACAACATTCTCTGTCAATTAATTTCCTAAAGTGGATAGACTCTGACGCTGAAAGTTACCAAAACAATCCTCAATGTGTATTTCGTAGATATCTACAATACGTAGCTTTTAGTATAGCCGTAGGGTTTTCGAAGTGGTCctggtcctgtgttcgatccccgtctaggccgattgaggttttcttaattggtgcagggtctggcttgtgggaagcttcagccgtggctagttaccacataCCATAGCCgtatttagcgtttcggtacgatttcgtgtagaaaccgaaaggggtgtgggttttcatcctactcataacaagttggcctgcttccatctttgattgtatcatcacttaccatcaggtgagatattagtcaagggcttgtaaagaatacttgtaaagaataaaaaaaaattgtggttaaacctgcataccagagaatttccttaattctctgcatgtgtgaaggttgccaatccacattgggccaaaaacccctctcattctgagaggagactcgagctcagcagtgagccgaatataggttgataatgatgatgaaactaaaGTAGAAGTACCTTGGTATTTCGAGAAACACACCCACATAGTTTTTCTACAATGTAGAAATGCTCTTTGTAATCTGAAAATTTAAGGAAATTCGTAACGTAAGGCTAATAAACGCATTAGTTTTCTCTAGGTCaaatatctattataataaattaatttttgataatcTGGTTGCCAATCGCAAAGGCCtctattatactaatatttaatctcttaataTTGCTTCTTTTGCAAGTAAGTAGGTATCCAAAAACTTCAAGAATAGAGTCGGTAGGGTATGACTATGGTCAAAAGAATTAAGTACTGACCTtgtcatattttaaacaaacactaaaaaaatgtttttcattcaaatcATATCTAAATTGCATAATTCATTCTATGTTTAAAATTTCTACGAAAGCatgttttgattttaaaatatcatatcTCTAACATTAAATCTTCATACAAAGATTTCGCTCGCATTAATAGTAACATTTCTACATTCCAGTTTACCTTTAGTACCTAAATGTAACTTCTGCTAGCTATGTTATCATTTTCTGTTGCCACGCAATGTTACAAACTacctataatttttaaaaaagatcaATAGCAAGACACGGAAGCGATACAAACGCAATTATTTATAGCCAACATTTGTCAAGTCGTTGAACGATGCAGGAGCCATTTTCACctttaatacaatataaataagacTCGCAAATAG harbors:
- the LOC112043354 gene encoding protein Wnt-11b-like, which translates into the protein MRLFIVIFILFFVFLPKSTKAIRWLALHENEGNWTEAECGEARRRGELWGGQARVCRRQPAAMPHVAAAARLARAACLAAHAGERWNCSSIEFAPRYTPDLLTGTREQAYVYAMSAAALSWSVARACASGALAACSCAAPPRAPPRPPRQAAPPEPHARFKWGGCGDNYQWAERFAKQFLDTHEIDVRDGRIEDDIIEWEPTTEKTTTLEPTTMPPVVILVDDQPAPPNTTAPPRKKGRRGRKRLPRSPRRGRPTRKRFRSRYDYDDEKEFEHRNIEYRMAADDPRFDPQVDLHTRLLHLRPLIAAANLINSRFGRKVVSQGMRTKCTCHGVSGSCSVRTCWRALTPLARAAEALAHEAARAAPLAPRTPPRRHRRTKTRLRYVTPSPDYCEPDPAAGSLGTHGRKCNATLGGAAGGCGRLCCGRGRRAVRSARLERCRCRYHWCCRVDCQLCRVTSEDHYCN